Proteins found in one Pyrus communis chromosome 15, drPyrComm1.1, whole genome shotgun sequence genomic segment:
- the LOC137716845 gene encoding probable beta-D-xylosidase 7, which produces MKLHSHTPPPSALIFFFTTALLLLRPTESSQPPYSCDSSPPSTSSYPFCKTTLPIYKRVRDLVSRLTLDEKISQLVNSAPSIPRLGIPSYEWWSEALHGVADVGKGIKLYPTINNATSFPQVILTAASFNDHLWYRIGQVIGTEARAVYNAGQATGMTFWAPNINIFRDPRWGRGQETPGEDPTVAGRYAVSYVRGVQGYSFFGGKHKLGAGGRLQASACCKHFTAYDLDNWNNVTRFRFDARVTQQDLADTYHPPFQKCVQEGQASGIMCAYNRVNGVPSCADYNLLTKVARGQWDFHGYITSDCDAVSIIHDMQGYAKKPEDAVADVLKAGMDVNCGSYLKDHIKSAVEQKKLNVSKIDRALHNLFSVRMRLGLFDGNPLKQPYGTIGPDQVCSKLHQALALEAARDGIVLLKNAGRLLPLPKAKAISLAVIGPLANASEALLGNYHGPPCKSVTPLEALQDYAKDIISHPGCDSVQCPQAAFDEAVGTAKEADYLVLIVGLDQSQEREGHDRLHLELPGKQQQLITSVAKVAKKPVVLVILSGGPVDISFAKFDKKVGSILWAGYPGEAGGIALAEIIFGDHNPGGRLPMAWYTQDYVKMPMTDMRIRPDPKTGYLGRTYRFYAGRKLFDFGYGLSYSNYVHEFASAESQNKLYLNESSISPTAKSSDSGRYQLVQDLGEEFCEKKKLPVRVGVQNHGEMAGKHPVLLFVGEKNPKNGRPMKQLVGFQSVILNAGERAEVEFVLSPCEHLSYPNEEGLMVVEEGSYFLGVGDVEYPLDIIV; this is translated from the exons ATGAAACTCCATTCGCACACTCCTCCTCCCTCAgcccttatcttcttcttcaccaccgccctcctcctcctccgccctACCGAGTCAAGTCAGCCTCCATATTCCTGTGACTCGTCCCCACCCTCAACCAGCTCCTACCCTTTTTGCAAAACGACCCTCCCCATCTACAAAAGAGTCCGGGACCTCGTCTCCCGCCTCACATTGGACGAGAAAATCTCCCAACTCGTCAACTCAGCCCCTTCGATTCCCCGACTAGGCATCCCGAGTTACGAGTGGTGGTCCGAGGCTTTACATGGCGTCGCGGACGTCGGCAAAGGTATTAAACTTTACCCCACCATTAACAACGCCACAAGCTTCCCTCAAGTCATCCTCACCGCAGCTTCTTTCAACGACCATCTCTGGTACCGCATTGGCCAG GTGATTGGGACTGAAGCTCGAGCAGTGTACAATGCCGGACAAGCAACAGGGATGACATTTTGGGCACCAAATATCAACATTTTCAGAGACCCGAGATGGGGGAGAGGGCAAGAGACACCTGGCGAAGATCCAACGGTCGCCGGAAGATACGCGGTGTCGTATGTGAGAGGGGTTCAGGGCTACTCGTTTTTTGGAGGGAAGCATAAACTTGGTGCTGGTGGTCGTCTTCAAGCTTCAGCTTGCTGCAAGCATTTCACAGCTTATGATTTGGACAATTGGAACAATGTCACTCGTTTTCGCTTCGATGCTCGT GTGACACAGCAAGACCTAGCAGACACATACCACCCTCCGTTCCAAAAATGCGTGCAGGAAGGCCAAGCCAGCGGCATAATGTGTGCCTATAACCGCGTCAATGGGGTTCCAAGCTGTGCAGATTATAATCTCCTCACCAAGGTTGCAAGAGGACAATGGGACTTTCATGG GTACATCACGTCGGACTGCGATGCTGTGTCCATCATCCACGATATGCAAGGATACGCTAAAAAGCCCGAGGATGCAGTCGCAGATGTCCTCAAAGCGG GCATGGATGTGAACTGTGGATCCTACTTGAAGGATCACATTAAATCAGCAGTGGAGCAGAAAAAGCTAAATGTATCAAAAATAGACAGAGCACTCCACAACCTCTTCTCAGTGAGGATGAGGCTTGGCCTGTTTGATGGAAATCCACTGAAACAACCCTATGGAACCATTGGTCCAGACCAAGTGTGCTCCAAACTGCACCAGGCTTTAGCCCTAGAAGCTGCTCGGGATGGAATAGTGCTTTTGAAAAACGCTGGCAGGCTTCTCCCACTCCCAAAAGCAAAAGCCATTTCACTGGCAGTCATTGGTCCCCTTGCTAATGCTTCAGAAGCACTTCTGGGAAACTACCATGGTCCTCCATGCAAATCCGTCACCCCATTAGAAGCACTTCAGGACTATGCTAAAGACATAATCTCTCACCCGGGTTGTGATTCGGTTCAGTGTCCCCAAGCTGCTTTTGATGAAGCTGTTGGAACGGCAAAAGAAGCAGATTATTTGGTTTTGATTGTGGGATTGGACCAAAgtcaagagagagagggacatgATAGATTGCACTTGGAATTGCCTGGGAAGCAGCAGCAGCTAATTACCAGTGTGGCTAAAGTTGCTAAGAAACCTGTTGTTCTTGTGATTCTTAGTGGCGGTCCTGTTGACATTTCTTTTgctaaatttgacaaaaaagttGGAAGCATCTTGTGGGCTGGATATCCAGGTGAAGCTGGTGGAATTGCCCTCGCTGAAATCATCTTTGGTGATCACAACCCAG GTGGAAGATTGCCAATGGCTTGGTACACACAAGATTATGTCAAAATGCCAATGACGGATATGAGAATTAGGCCTGACCCAAAAACAGGCTACCTTGGTCGCACTTACAGATTCTACGCAGGCAGAAAACTTTTTGACTTTGGTTATGGCCTCAGCTACTCAAACTATGTTCATGAGTTTGCCTCTGCAGAATCCCAGAACAAGCTCTACTTAAATGAATCATCAATTAGTCCCACAGCTAAGTCATCGGACTCTGGCAGGTACCAGTTAGTCCAAGACCTAGGTGAAGAATTCtgtgagaaaaagaagttaCCGGTCAGAGTTGGGGTTCAAAATCATGGCGAGATGGCCGGGAAGCACCCAGTCCTGCTTTTTGTGGGTGAGAAGAATCCCAAAAATGGAAGGCCAATGAAGCAGTTGGTTGGATTCCAGAGTGTGATATTGAATGCTGGGGAAAGAGCAGAAGTTGAGTTTGTTTTGAGCCCTTGTGAGCACTTGAGCTATCCAAATGAGGAAGGTTTGATGGTGGTTGAAGAAGGTTCTTATTTCTTGGGTGTTGGAGATGTAGAGTACCCTCTTGATATCATAGTCTGA
- the LOC137717339 gene encoding probable helicase MAGATAMA 3: protein MGSRGRLLFDLNEPPAEDNEETDGALSLQPQKALPSSNPHTSEVLAVAAVAPRIVNNHAFSHASSVSGFQPFVRPKNAHGSEGDADEKSRDSNPKNTSVSKSSNDEDMKPVPCLASASANGPSVEREEGEWSDDAEGSAEAGGTGSLHEQGTSLQGQSGGIVECASGVAPDISSFDIKTSEGLKDKNTSHTSLGVDDQNCTSSRISDSNVKGQAPIDCQDEQGLVLKQEKVKGIEASHALKCANNPMKRKLSQQNEAKLGKKRNRQTMFLNLDDVKQAGTIKSSTPRRQTFPAPVTTRTLKDVRTITLPADCVGEKQSQSMIKDQKQVDVLCNDGGTAAESSDSKSETNGDVSYGSLSRTRRQNGDNDPSTEVLPPIPRQSSWKQPMDTRQLKNSHVANRKPALITQSSMDSKSGNKKLLPAKKQTAISNTYQDTSVERLIREVTNEKFWHHPGQTDLQCVPEKFESVEEYVRVFEPLLFEECRAQLYSTWEELTEGVSRDAHVTVRVRNIERRERGWYDAIVLPVSECKWTFKEGDVAILSTPRPGSVRSKRNNSSAEGDEEPEISGRVAGTVRRHIPIDTRDPPGAILHFYVGDSYDSNSMVDDDHVLRKLQPKGIWYLTVLGSLATTQREYIALHAFRRLNMQMQAAILRPSPEHFPKYEQQSPAMPECFTPNFVDHLHRTFNGPQLSAIQWAAMHTAAGTSGGKRQDPWPFTLVQGPPGTGKTHTVWGMLNVIHLVQYQQYYTSLLKKLAPESYKQNSETNFDNVATGSIDEVLQNMDQNLLRTLPKLCPKPRMLVCAPSNAATDELLSRVLDRGFIDGEMKVYRPDVARVGVDSQTRAAQAVSVERRTEQLLVKNREEVLGWMHQLRNREAQLSVQISNLQRELTVAAAAVRSQGSVGVDPDVLVARDQNRDTLLQILAAVVENRDKTLVELSRLFILESKFRAGGNFNLEEARANLEASFANEAEIVFTTVSSSGRKLFSRLSHGFDMVVIDEAAQASEVGVLPPLSLGAARCVLVGDPQQLPATVISKAAGTLLYSRSLFERFQQAKCPTMLLSVQYRMHPQIRDFPSRYFYQGRLTDSESVANLPDETYYKDPLLRPYVFFDISHGRESHKGGSVSYQNIHEAQFCVRLYEHLQKSLKALGLGKVSVGIITPYKLQLKCLQREFEDILNSEEGKDIYINTVDAFQGQERDVIIMSCVRASTHGVGFVADIRRMNVALTRARRALWVMGNASALMQCDDWAALITDAKARNCFMDIETLPKEFRVPKVPSYAPLPGKPSSNMRGFRSGGPRHRSMDMHMESRSGTPSEDDEKLGVSVISRNGSYRPMKPPFENSLDDFDQSGDKSRDAWQYGIQKKHGPAGVVGRRDI, encoded by the exons ATGGGTTCTCGAGGAAGGTTGTTATTTGATCTCAATGAACCCCCTGCCGAGGATAATGAAGAGACTGATGGCGCCCTCAGCCTCCAGCCGCAAAAGGCACTTCCTTCTTCAAACCCCCACACTTCAGAAGTGCTTGCAGTAGCAGccgttgcaccaagaattgttAATAATCATGCTTTTTCACATGCATCGTCTGTGTCAGGTTTTCAACCTTTTGTTCGGCCAAAAAATGCTCATGGCTCTGAAGGTGATGCTGATGAGAAATCAAGAGATAGTAATCCCAAAAATACATCAGTATCTAAATCAAGTAATGATGAGGACATGAAACCTGTACCATGTTTAGCTTCTGCTTCTGCAAATGGTCCATCTGTGGAAAGAGAAGAAGGAGAGTGGTCTGATGATGCGGAGGGATCTGCTGAAGCAGGTGGAACTGGCAGTTTGCATGAACAGGGTACAAGTTTACAAGGACAATCGGGAGGGATTGTTGAATGTGCTTCTGGTGTTGCTCCAGATATTAGTTCTTTTGATATTAAAACTTCAGAAGGTCTCAAGGATAAGAACACCAGTCATACTTCTTTAGGAGTAGATGATCAGAATTGTACTAGTAGCCGCATTTCAGACAGCAACGTTAAAGGTCAGGCGCCCATTGATTGTCAGGATGAACAGGGATTGGTTTTGAAACAAGAAAAAGTTAAAGGCATTGAAGCAAGCCATGCACTCAAGTGTGCAAATAATCCAATGAAGAGGAAGCTGAGCCAACAGAATGAAGCAAAGCTGGGAAAGAAACGTAATAGACAGACAATGTTCCTTAATTTGGATGATGTTAAGCAAGCTGGCACTATCAAAAGTTCAACACCAAGAAGACAGACCTTTCCCGCACCTGTTACAACTCGCACTTTGAAGGACGTTCGTACCATTACTCTGCCTGCAGATTGTGTTGGGGAAAAGCAGTCACAATCAATGATTAAGGACCAGAAACAAGTTGATGTTTTATGTAATGATGGAGGGACTGCCGCAGAGTCTAGTGATTCCAAGTCTGAGACTAACGGGGATGTTAGTTATGGATCACTGTCTAGAACCAGAAGGCAAAATGGTGACAATGATCCTTCCACAGAGGTCTTACCACCAATTCCAAGGCAGAGTTCATGGAAGCAGCCCATGGATACAAGGCAGCTGAAGAATTCACATGTTGCTAATAGGAAGCCAGCTCTGATCACTCAAAGCTCCATGGATTCCAAATCTGGAAACAAGAAACTTCTTCCTGCCAAGAAGCAAACAGCAATCAGTAACACATACCAAGACACATCAGTTGAGCGTCTTATAAGGGAGGTTACAAATGAGAAGTTTTGGCATCACCCAG GGCAGACTGACCTCCAATGTGTTCCTGAAAAGTTTGAATCTGTTGAGGAGTATGTTAGAGTATTTGAACCGCTTCTGTTTGAAGAATGCCGTGCACAACTTTACAGCACCTGGGAGGAATTAACAGAGGGTGTTTCTAGAGATGCTCATGTAACTGTTCGTGTAAGAAACAttgaaaggagagagagag GGTGGTATGATGCAATAGTTCTTCCAGTTAGTGAATGCAAGTGGACATTTAAAGAGGGGGATGTTGCAATTCTTTCAACTCCTCGACCTGGATCAG TCAGATCCAAAAGGAACAACTCTTCAGCTGAGGGCGATGAGGAGCCTGAAATCAGTGGGCGTGTGGCTGGTACTGTCCGGCGACATATTCCTATCGATACTCGTGATCCCCCAGGGGCAATCCTTCATTTTTATGTTGGGGACTCCTATGATTCTAACAG CATGGTTGATGATGATCATGTTCTAAGAAAGCTACAGCCCAAAGGAATTTGGTATTTAACTGTGCTTGGTTCTCTAGCAACCACCCAGCGCGAGTATATTGCACTGCATGCATTTCGTCGTCTGAATATGCAG ATGCAAGCAGCAATTCTACGGCCCAGTCCTGAACACTTTCCAAAATACGAGCAGCAGTCCCCTGCTATGCCAGAATGCTTCACACCGAATTTCGTTGATCATTTGCATAGGACCTTTAATGGGCCCCAGCTATCAGCAATCCAATGGGCTGCAATGCATACAGCTGCAGGTACAAGTGGTGGAAAGAGGCAAGATCCATGGCCTTTTACGCTTGTTCAAGGACCTCCAGGAACAGGTAAGACACATACGGTCTGGGGAATGCTAAACGTCATCCATCTGGTTCAGTATCAGCAGTACTACACTTCTTTGCTGAAGAAACTAGCACCTGAAAGCTATAAGCAAAATAGTGAGACCAACTTTGATAATGTTGCTACGGGATCAATAGATGAGGTTCTTCAGAACATGGACCAGAATCTCCTTCGTACACTACCCAAGCTCTGTCCAAAGCCTAGAATGTTGGTTTGCGCCCCTTCTAATGCTGCAACAGATGAGCTTCTTTCCCGTGTTCTTGACCGTGGATTCATTGATGGCGAGATGAAAGTTTATCGACCTGATGTAGCCCGAGTAGGTGTGGATTCACAGACACGTGCTGCCCAGGCTGTATCCGTCGAGCGGAGAACTGAACAGCTTCTGGTTAAGAACCGTGAGGAAGTTTTAGGGTGGATGCATCAGTTGAGAAATCGTGAAGCTCAGTTGTCCGTGCAGATATCTAATCTTCAAAGAGAACTTACTGTTGCAGCTGCTGCTGTTCGTTCCCAAGGATCAGTTGGTGTTGATCCTGATGTTTTGGTGGCTCGGGACCAGAATCGAGATACATTGCTGCAGATTCTTGCAGCTGTGGTTGAAAACAGGGATAAAACTCTAGTCGAGCTATCTCGCCTGTTTATTTTAGAAAGCAAGTTTCGTGCTGGTGGCAATTTTAACTTGGAAGAAGCTCGAGCTAATCTTGAGGCAAGTTTTGCCAATGAGGCTGAGATTGTTTTCACTACTGTTTCAAGCAGTGGTCGCAAGCTGTTCTCTCGTCTTTCTCATGGGTTTGATATGGTTGTGATTGATGAGGCAGCGCAAGCCAGTGAAGTGGGAGTTCTTCCTCCCCTTTCTCTTGGAGCTGCACGATGTGTTCTTGTTGGGGATCCTCAGCAGCTTCCCGCAACAGTTATTAGCAAGGCTGCTGGAACCTTGTTATACAGTAGAAGTCTTTTCGAAAGATTCCAGCAGGCAAAATGTCCAACAATGTTGTTATCTGTGCAGTATAGGATGCATCCCCAAATACGTGATTTTCCTTCAAGGTACTTCTACCAAGGACGCCTCACTGACAGTGAAAGTGTTGCTAATTTACCCGATGAAACCTATTACAAGGACCCTTTACTTAGACCTTATGTATTTTTTGACATTTCCCATGGACGGGAGTCCCACAAAGGGGGATCTGTCTCTTATCAGAACATACATGAAGCACAGTTTTGTGTGCGCTTGTATGAGCATCTCCAGAAGTCCTTGAAAGCATTGGGTTTGGGGAAAGTTTCTGTCGGCATAATCACACCATACAAATTGCAACTCAAATGCCTCCAACGTGAGTTTGAGGATATTTTAAATTCAGAAGAAGGGAAGGATATATATATCAACACCGTAGATGCCTTTCAAGGCCAAGAGCGTGATGTAATTATCATGTCCTGTGTGCGTGCTTCTACTCATGGGGTTGGTTTTGTAGCAGATATCCGCCGTATGAATGTAGCTCTCACTCGTGCAAGAAGGGCTCTTTGG GTCATGGGGAATGCAAGTGCCTTAATGCAATGTGACGACTGGGCTGCATTGATTACCGATGCCAAAGCCAGGAACTGTTTTATGGACATAGAAACTCTTCCCAAAGAATTTCGGGTACCAAAGGTACCTTCTTATGCTCCATTACCAGGAAAGCCTTCCTCTAATATGAGGGGTTTCAGGTCTGGTGGACCAAGGCATAGATCAATGGATATGCACATGGAATCCAGGTCAGGAACACCGTCAGAAGATGATGAGAAGTTGGGTGTATCAGTAATTTCTAGGAATGGAAGTTACCGGCCTATGAAACCTCCATTTGAGAATTCCTTGGACGACTTTGATCAATCAGGTGATAAATCTAGAGATGCCTGGCAGTATGGTATACAGAAGAAGCATGGTCCTGCTGGGGTTGTGGGAAGGAGAGACATCTAG